In Nocardioides dokdonensis FR1436, the following are encoded in one genomic region:
- a CDS encoding NAD(P)/FAD-dependent oxidoreductase, whose product MTPASSHEHDLVVVGAGPAGAAAALGALKEDPSLRVLLLDRADFPRDKCCGDGIAPHVLDVLAPLGAADVVAGWRSLQHLTLSRGDRDVAGRMRRDVHVIPREVFDARLVERAVERGAELRRHRVSKVTTGRAGVQVDDLGAPVVVGADGVHSAVRGGIGLAPTGRRALALRGYAPTPPGRRGLQVIRYGERRQPSYAWSFDRGDGLSNVGYGELADDPGDKPSRALLLEQLEELLPGSTAGGTAWRGHHLPLSGRRWTHPDGRVLLAGDAAGLVNPMTGEGIYYAVATGALAGRAAARALRAGEPYAAGAAYARDVRTLLARHLGHTWAASHLSRHPAVVDAGIRAASRDQAVFDDLVEIGLGGGTITPRLGRGLVAGLVTDVAGRRTDRRADRRAATPT is encoded by the coding sequence ATGACTCCCGCGAGCAGCCACGAGCACGACCTGGTGGTCGTGGGCGCCGGCCCCGCGGGAGCAGCGGCCGCCCTGGGCGCGCTGAAAGAGGACCCGTCGCTGCGCGTGCTGCTGCTGGACCGGGCGGACTTCCCGCGCGACAAGTGCTGCGGCGACGGCATCGCACCCCACGTGCTCGACGTGCTGGCCCCGCTCGGCGCCGCCGACGTGGTGGCGGGCTGGCGCTCCCTGCAGCACCTCACGCTGTCCCGCGGGGACCGCGACGTGGCCGGGCGGATGCGCCGCGACGTCCACGTCATCCCCCGCGAGGTCTTCGACGCACGCCTGGTCGAGCGGGCCGTGGAGCGTGGCGCCGAGCTGCGCCGCCACCGTGTCTCCAAGGTCACGACCGGCCGTGCGGGGGTGCAGGTCGACGACCTGGGCGCCCCGGTCGTGGTCGGCGCCGACGGGGTGCACTCCGCCGTGCGCGGCGGCATCGGGCTCGCCCCCACCGGCCGCCGCGCCCTCGCGCTGCGCGGCTACGCCCCCACCCCGCCGGGGCGCCGCGGCCTGCAGGTGATCCGCTACGGCGAGCGCCGCCAGCCCTCCTACGCCTGGTCCTTCGACCGCGGCGACGGGCTGTCCAACGTGGGCTACGGCGAGCTGGCCGACGACCCGGGCGACAAGCCGTCACGGGCCCTGCTGCTCGAGCAGCTCGAGGAGCTGCTGCCCGGCTCCACCGCAGGCGGCACCGCGTGGCGCGGCCACCACCTGCCGCTGTCCGGGCGGCGGTGGACCCACCCCGACGGCCGCGTGCTGCTGGCCGGCGACGCCGCCGGGCTGGTCAACCCGATGACCGGCGAGGGCATCTACTACGCCGTCGCCACCGGGGCGCTGGCCGGCCGGGCCGCAGCCCGGGCGCTGCGCGCCGGCGAGCCGTACGCCGCGGGCGCGGCGTACGCGCGCGACGTACGAACGCTGCTGGCCCGCCACCTCGGGCACACCTGGGCCGCCTCGCACCTGTCGCGCCACCCCGCCGTCGTCGACGCGGGCATCCGCGCCGCGAGCCGCGACCAGGCGGTCTTCGACGACCTGGTCGAGATCGGGCTCGGCGGTGGCACGATCACGCCACGGCTCGGCCGCGGCCTGGTCGCGGGCCTGGTCACCGACGTGGCCGGC